ATTGTGCATTTATGTCTACGTAAATGCTCTGATGAGTGCATCCGTTGCGTGTCCATCCGGACGAACCCGTTTCCTGCGCAGCGATTGGGCGCAATAGGCGACAGGTTTGGCTCCCCAACTCAGGGCCTGTTTAGAATGCGGGATTTTTTTTTTcctcatttttatgtttttcctgtgaaattgaactgatttctgtgaaattcctgtgtgattcctgtgaaattcctgcgttccaaacatgcCCTCATCTATCTCCTGCGAATATTTCCCTACTCCCGACCGCAGCAACCGCTTTCACTGCGCCGTCCGCCCTGTAGCGGCCGCGTCCACCGCGCAATCTGCACGCCGCACTCGTGACGCACCGTCCACCATCCCACACTGCCTTGTCATCGCAACCATGCTCCGTGCGGCCCATCTCGCATTGTGCCCGTCCCAATCTTTCACCGCACTGCGCCCCATCCCGCACAACGCGGGGCGTCCCCTGTCGCGCCCCATCCACCCTGACTGTCGTAGCCACGGTGTGCACTACGCCACCACTACCCAGCGCCATCAGGAGGAGGTCACCAATCATTGCTCTCGATGTCTCTGTGGCCCGAGTTTGTTGGTTACCGCAGTTCCACACCAGGTAAAACTATGGTCGCCGGCGAcgttgtgtttcaagtgtttcagagtaGACctgcaatgttgcatatgttgcaatgacaatatatgCATGTTACAGGTCTATGTTTCAAGTTTTTGAGACGCATATTAcaaatatttcatctggatgttgcatatgttactatGGCTCTATACACATGTtttaagcgtatgtttcaagtgttttagatgtttcagacctatgttgcaagtggttcatctggatgttgtaaaagtagatctcgatgttgcatatgttgttatATCTATACACGCATATGTTAAGCATAAGTGTTTCGTCTGTTTCAGTCGTAtgctgtaagtgttttatctagatattttGAAAGTAACCGTGGAAAGCACATCTTGCAATGGCTCGGTGACGGGTCATCCTGCCCTGCTGCTGCTACGGACGCCGCCGTGGAGCCTAGGGATAGGCACGGGATGGATGCAGGGGCGCGGTGTGGCGTCTGCATGCGGGACATTGATGCTGGATGGGATGTGGTGCGGAATAACACGTGGGAGCTACATCCAGACACACGTCCAGACGTCCGGGAGGCGGTCCTTCCGGTATGTCTACGGCCATCTGCATCTCTACCGTGTTATGTTTTTTCTTTGTTGCTTTGTCGCTAAGCCCGGAGCGAGTTTATGATACAGTGCAATGTTTTGTTTCAAAACGTGGGGTATAGTTGGCCGTTTGGCCCACGTAGTGGCGGAGATGGGGGGCAAGACCTCTCCTGTACAGAATTTAACTAAAATTTTCACAAAGTCTGTACTGCTGGCTCTCCTTCTAAAAGGGGAAAAACGCTTTTCTAGCTCTGTCTCCAGGCCCACGTCATACTAGAACAGTAAGAGCGACAGATTTATTAAGGAGTGAAATGCTGTGATATTGCCAGCTAGAGGCTAAATCATTGTTTGTAAATGTTGTTCTTGAAGAGTACAGAATGGACATCTAACCTACACATTGTTCGCTTGCTTATAAACCGTATTTTTTagtcaatgaataatatttttctctcacaacaaatcaatcaacagtactttcagcagTCAAACGAACAGGACACTACTTGTATGGAGTACGATTGCATACCAACTTATCTGCAATGGATTTTTCATGATATAATTATTTCTTTATAGGATTATCCATGATACTAGTATTATTTTGCCGGCACACTTTGGGCACTGTACATACAAACCATCTTAGACCGTCTCCAACAAGTAACCCATATGAGCACCCTAAACCAAAAATAGATAGCAAGAGATCTAAAATCAGCCTTCAATAGAGTACATATACATGAGACCTATTTTAGGTTGCTTGagagacacaacccaaatatgagcatcctctctagtggaaactcatttgcagaaaagattctcttttaggtctggttgttggagaagatgagaAATATGTATTAAACTTTTTACCTATAGCACTATCAAAGGACAAATAAGCCTTATATTTTGGGTGTTATTGTTGAAGATAGCCTTGCGAAGCGAGATACCAGAGACATAACGACACACCAAATCCAGGCGACGCCAAAGGCCAAACCGACTGTGCGGTCACACCTTGGTCCCCCAACTCCTGCCCGGATCTCCATCGCCGTCGCTGCGCACCTCGCTGGCCGCTGCTACTCATCTTAGGTCTGGTTTAGttctaaaaattttcaccctaaactatcacatcgaatattgcggcacatgcatggagtattaaatataaacgaaaaaaactaattacacagtttggttggaaatcgcgagacgaatgttttaagactaattagtccatgattagccataagtgctacagtaaccaacatgcgctaatgatggattaattaggcttaataaattcgtctcgcagtttctagACGAGCtatctaattagttttttttattagtatccaaaaacttCTTTCGATATTTTCAAATATCCAATATAATATCCAAAAATTTTCGTTTCGTGAAATAAACACGACCTTAGCCAAAACAATGCTACCCGGCTACCGCGGACGACGTGGCCATGATTTCCCAAAGCAACAATatccacttgagccacatcccTTGTCCAGAAGCAGAACCATCCACTGATCCACCTCCACCTGAAAAGCGCGCTATTTTTATACGGCCACCACCAGGTCAGGGTCAGCAAGGCATCCGCCGCCTAGTTCTCCCCTCCGTCGCAACCTCAGGACCCCTCTCCAAGTCTCACCTCCACGGCTCCACCCCCTCTTCCTCTTGAGTcgccttcctcttgttctccacCACGCGTGTGGCTATCTGAGAGAGCACCCCATGCATGCTGACTCCAGCAAGTCGGTTGAATTGAAGAAGAACCAGCCGACTGGCGGTTACCCCACTGTCGCTAACCGGATAGAGAAGAAaggcctctccactctccaggcATTGGAGGCGTAATCCGAGGAAGGTACCCAACTCCACCCACGCATTGCGCGCGCCGaaaattttgcaatttggatGGGGGTGGGGGCGTCGAGCGTGGTGGCGCCGGAGGGGTACGGCCGGGGGTGGGGGCAGACGTCGCTGGGCGACATGCCGGAGAGCTGCGTCGCGGCGGTGCTGCTCTACCTCGACCCGGCTGAGATCTGCCAGGTGGCCTGCCTCAACCGGGCGTTCCGGGGCGCGGCCTCCGCCGACTGCATCTGGGCCGCCAAGTTGCCCGCCAACTACAGGTACCTCGCCGCGCTCGCGGCCGcggccgacgacgacgactgCGGTTGCGATGACGCGGCCGAAGGCAGTGATGGCAGGTGCTGCTCCTCTGCGGCGATCAAGAAGGAGATATACGAGCGCCTCTGCCGGCCCACCCCGTTCGACGGCGGCACCAAggtaacttttttttttctttctttataGTCGTTTCCAACAATCAGAATGCTTTTGCTTTTGGTAGAGGATGATTTTAATGGTGGCTGGGAAAAAAATAAGAAGTTGAGTCAGTAGAACCTATTTGTCTTTTCGCGTTTGCTGCCTTAATAATGTTTGTGTTTGTTCTGGGACTTCTGTTCTATCTTTTGTCTGCGATGGTCTAACTAAAAGCAGTTATTTGAGTAGGAATTTTGGATCGAGAAGAACAAGGGAGGTTTCTGCATGTCCATCTCCTCAAAGGCTATGTCGATCACAGGGAGAGAGGATCGGAGGTATTGGAGCCACCTATCCACAGAGGAATCAAGGTACTTCGtttttgttttctcattttcCCACAGTAAACGTACTCATTAGGAGGTTAAGATCACATTCCATGAACCTGTCAGCATATTGAGAGAATGAAATCATGGAATACTTTTATCATGCCATGGTTTTATTTGATCTGCTATATTTTGTTACATTGGAAAGCTCTTTGTTAATTGCTTGACTTTTGTTATGTTCCTCAATAAGACAATATTTTGTTATATTGGAAGCTCTTTGTTAATTGCTTGACTTTTGTTATGTTCCTCAATAAGACAATAATCTGATCTTATACTCCTTATTTTCCGGTGAGCATTTAATGTATTTCTTTTGTTAATGAACTGGTTGAAGATTTCTTTTCCGGGTACATATGTCTTTCTTTCACATACCTACCCAAGAAAGGCATATGATAtatttttgtgatgattgatGGTATGTTTTCCCAATAGGATGCATGGGGTGTTCAGACAGATTTA
This sequence is a window from Miscanthus floridulus cultivar M001 unplaced genomic scaffold, ASM1932011v1 fs_294_2_3, whole genome shotgun sequence. Protein-coding genes within it:
- the LOC136531173 gene encoding F-box protein PP2-A13-like, with the translated sequence MGVGASSVVAPEGYGRGWGQTSLGDMPESCVAAVLLYLDPAEICQVACLNRAFRGAASADCIWAAKLPANYRYLAALAAAADDDDCGCDDAAEGSDGRCCSSAAIKKEIYERLCRPTPFDGGTKEFWIEKNKGGFCMSISSKAMSITGREDRRYWSHLSTEESRFHSVAYLQQIWWLEVGGEIDFCFPAGSYSLFFRLHLGRPHRRMGRRGHGSENIHGWDIKPTRFQLSTSDDQHTASESYLINPGRWILYHVGDFIISSSDEVTELKFSMMQIDCTHTKGGLCVDSVCIYPKDQGYEEDCIFCQKIL